The Xylocopa sonorina isolate GNS202 chromosome 17, iyXylSono1_principal, whole genome shotgun sequence genome includes a region encoding these proteins:
- the LOC143431309 gene encoding uncharacterized protein LOC143431309 — MGKGDKRGISHRSDAGTNLMGKFTQSVRKIVQDVKDEGTSSGQTKEEIIKTNERLRIVRIRLDGSYEIAKRALVELMCKYTDSKQVRNVFQRYNLLKLMIKDVIKLETQYWTLVDIPKQEKQETVPAFVLRACSIMEKTHKSGEGVKTSARLAEEAETKRERIERLESMTTAQIETENTLMTNDLYRLLKKYTGLRNLIRDLKEEYNSSKVYPIFPRYPILKDMIKDIMHNPDYMEVCHEVDQA, encoded by the exons CGGGCACAAATCTCATGGGAAAGTTCACGCAAAGCGTTCGGAAGATCGTGCAGGATGTAAAAGACGAAGGGACTTCAA GTGGACAAACTAAAGAAGAGATAATTAAAACGAACGAGAGATTAAGAATCGTGAGGATACGATTGGACGGAAGCTACGAGATCGCTAAACGAGCCCTCGTCGAGCTGATGTGCAAATACACCGACAGCAAGCAAGTTCGTAACGTGTTCCAACGTTACAACCTTCTAAAATTAATGATTAAG GACGTGATCAAGTTGGAGACTCAGTACTGGACCCTCGTGGACATACCGAAGCAGGAGAAACAGGAAACCGTGCCTGCCTTCGTCCTGCGCGCGTGTTCCATTATGGAGAAGACACACAAGAGCGGAGAGGGTGTGAAAACCTCGGCTCGCCTAGCCGAGGAGGCTGAGACCAAGAGGGAACGCATCGAGAGACTCGAAA GTATGACAACAGCCCAAATCGAAACGGAGAACACGCTGATGACCAATGATCTTTATAGACTGCTGAAAAAGTACACGGGACTCAGAAATCTAATTCGAGATTTAAAG GAGGAGTACAATAGCTCGAAGGTGTACCCGATCTTTCCCCGTTACCCCATCCTGAAGGACATGATAAAGGATATAATGCACAACCCGGACTACATGGAGGTTTGTCACGAGGTGGACCAAGCATAG
- the LOC143431306 gene encoding dnaJ homolog subfamily C member 8 gives MAATNSNLPSDSPTKKEDEFNEFYTEVKEIEKRDSVLTPKQQIDRLLRPGSSYFNLNPFEVLQIDPSTSIDEIKKKYRRMSILVHPDKNQDDAERAQQAFEIVNKAWKTLENEETRAKCMDVIEEAKARTDHMIVEKKKKLKKEGKAEGGTVLEEETEDGYRHAVWVMTMKLFADMERRRRELATRDAEQRKRKREEELSAEAQAALEREWQKNFEESRQSRVDSWKAFQSGTSATKQKKTKKLKAFRPPKTKAESR, from the exons ATGGCTGCCACCAACTCGAATTTACCCAGTGATAGTCCAACAAAGAAAGAGGACGAattcaatgaattttataccgaA GTGAAAGAAATAGAGAAAAGGGACTCGGTATTGACGCCTAAGCAGCAAATCGACAGATTACTACGACCCGGATCGTCCTACTTTAATTTAaatccctttgaagtgttgcAAATCGACCCCTCTACTTCTATAGATGAGATCAAGAAGAAATATCGACGC ATGTCGATTCTCGTTCATCCCGACAAGAATCAGGATGACGCGGAACGGGCGCAACAAGCATTCGAAA TCGTGAACAAGGCATGGAAAACACTGGAAAACGAGGAAACCAGAGCCAAATGTATGGATGTGATCGAAGAGGCAAAAGCTCGGACTGATCACATG ATtgtagaaaagaaaaagaaattgaaaaaggaaggaaaagcggAAGGCGGTACTGTACTGGAAGAAGAAACGGAAGACGGTTACAGGCACGCGGTTTGGGTTATGACAATGAAACTGTTCGCGGATATGGAGAGAAGAAG GAGAGAATTAGCAACTAGAGACGCGGAACAACGGAAGAGGAAACGAGAGGAAGAATTATCAGCGGAAGCGCAAGCTGCGCTGGAACGCGAGTGGCAAAAGAATTTCGAAGAGTCCCGACAATCGAGGGTCGATAGCTGGAAAGCTTTCCAATCCGGCACTAGTGCCACGAAAcaaaagaaaacgaagaaattAAAGGCTTTCAGGCCTCCGAAAACGAAAGCGGAGTCACGATAA